The Microbacterium oleivorans genome contains the following window.
GCTTGATCTGCGAGAGCGAGATGTGGCCCATGATGACGCCGGCGATGGAGCCGATGATCGGCAGGATCCAGATGAAGCCGACGATCGAGGAGATCATCGACACGATCGACAGCGCGTTCGTCTTCTGCTGCGCGTAGCCCCCGCCGTAGCCGTATGCCGGCGGTGGATAAGCGGCGGGCTGGTAGCCCTGCGCGGCAGACGGGTAGCTCTCCTGCTGCTGCGGCGGCGTCGCGTACGGGGGAGCGGGCGGCGGCACGGGCGAGGCCGAGGCGGGCTGCGGGGGGGTGGGATTCGGCTGCTGCGGCTGGGCGGGATCGCTCACATCTGCTCCTCGTCGACGTCGGGTCGCCAGCTTATCGGTCACGGGTGCGCCCGCACGCGGCCGCTAGGCTTGCGGGGTTCCCGCCGCCGTCACAGGAGAGTCGCATGTCCACGTCCCGAGTCGTCCTCATCACCGGAGGCAATCGCGGCATCGGCCGTGCGATCGCCGAGCGCTTCGTCGCGGACGGGCATCGGGTCGCGGTCACGGCGCGATCGGGCGAAGGTCCCGTCGGCGCGCTCACCGTTCGCGCCGACGTGACCGATGCGGCCTCTCTCGACGCGGCCCTCTCGCAGGTCGAGGCCGAGCTCGGGCCGGTGGAGGTCGTGGTCGCGAACGCGGGCATCACGAAGGACACCCTTCTGCTGCGCATGAGCGAGGACGATTTCGATTCCGTCGTCTCGACGAACCTCGGCGGCGCGTTCCGGGTCGTCAAACGCGCCTCCAAGGCGATGCTCCGCGCTCGCTGGGGCCGCGTCATCCTCATCTCGAGCGTCGTCGGGCTCTTCGGCTCCGCGGGGCAGGTCAACTACTCGTCGTCCAAGGCCGGCCTCGTCGGCTTCGCACGCTCCCTCACCCGTGAGCTCGGTGCGCGCGGGATCACGGCCAACGTCGTGGCACCGGGGTTCATCGAGACCGACATGACCGCCGCGCTGCCCGAGGACACCCAGGCCGAGTACAAGCGCAGCATCCCCGCGGGACGGTACGGTTCGCCGGCCGAGGTGGCCGCTGCCGTGGCGTGGCTCGCCTCCGACGAGGCCGCCTACATCTCCGGCGCCGTCATCCCGATCGACGGCGGCCTCGGCATGGGGCACTGACCGGAGGCGCTCACACCAGCGCGGCCGCGATGGTTCGCGCCAACCGTTGCGGCTGCGAGAACTGCGGCCAGTGGCCCGAGCCGAGCTCGACGACGTTCGCATCCGCGATCGCGTCGAACTCGGCGAGGAACGGCGGCCAGTCGGCGAGCATGGCGGTGAACGCGGCGCGGTCCGCCGAGCCCGAGAGCACCGTGACCGGGATGCCGTAGCGGCGCGGGTCCGACAGCACCACCGGGTCGGTCGGCACGCGACCGGGAACGGGATGCGTGCGCTCCGCCCATCGTTCCCGCGTCGGCAGGTCCAGATCCGCGACATCGGGATCGTCGAAGAAACTCCATCCCGGGAAGGGCACGAGCCCGTCGACGACCGGGAACTCCGAGATCTCGGCCCCCTCGGCAGGCGGGGCGGTGTCGACGAACACCACCCTCGACACGCGTTCGGGCCGGCGGTCCGCGGCCGCCCACGCGACGTTGCCGCCTCCGCTGTGGCCGACGAGCGCGATCCCGGGCGCGTCGGGGTCGACCCCGTCGATGCGCTCGACGACCGCGGCGATCCAGTCGGCGAGCCGGGCATCCGGGTCAGGGTGCGGTCCGACGCCCGGCAGCGTGAGCGGGTGCGGTGTGTGTCCCGCGTCGCGGAGCGCGGGGACCACGTCGTCCCACGAGGAGGCGTCGAGCCAGAGGCCCGGAATGAGGATCACGTCCATGCCACGACGCTAGCCCCGTGGGCCCGCGCGCGACAGTGGCCGGCCGGCCAGCCGATCGGCCGGGTCAGGGCAGCAACGGGATGAGCTCGCGCAGATCGACCGGTCCCACGACGAGATCCGCCTGGCGTCGGACGGCGGGCTTGGCGTTGAACGCGACCCCCAGGCCCGCGGCCGCCATCATGCGCAGGTCGTTGGCGCCGTCGCCGACGGCGATGGTGCGGTTCGGCGGGACGTCGCGCTCCGCCGCCCAGGTCCGCAGCGATACGGCTTTGGCTTCCGCGTCGACGATGTCTCCGTCGACGGTGCCGTCGAGAGCGCCGTCTCGGACGCTCAGACGGTTCGCGCGCCAGACGTCGGCATCGAGTCCCGGCGCGATCACATCGAGGATCTCGTGGAACCCGCCGGAGACCACGGCGGCTGCGCCCCCGCGGTCGTGGATGGCGTCGATCAGCTCCCGCGCGCCGGGCGTCGGCTGGACGCGTGCCAGCACCCGGGCGAAAGCGGCGACGGGGACACCGGCCAGCGCTGCGACGCGGGAGCGCAGGCTCGAGGCGAAGTCCACGTCGCCGCGCATGGCGGCCTCGGTGGCGGCGGCGACCTCGGCGCCGCGTCCCGCCTCGTCGGCGATCAACTCGATGACCTCGTTGCGGAGCAGCGTCGAATCGGCATCGAAGACCACGAGGAAGCGTGCAGGTCGCATGCCCCCACGCTAGCGGGGCTCGGGGTCAGCGCTCGACGCGGGCGTTCTTGGCGACGATGGTGATGCCGCTGTCGGTGACGGTGAACCCGCGGGCGAGATCGCGGTCGCGGTCGACGCCGACGGTGGCGCCGTCCTCGAGGACCACGTTCTTGTCGAGGATCGCCCGGTGCACCCGGGCTCCGGCGCCGACGCTGACGTAGTCGAACAGCACCGAGTCGGTGATGGTGGCACCGCCCCCGGAGAGGGTCCACGGGCCGACGACACTGCGTTCGAGGTGGGTGCCCGACAGCACCGACCCGAGCGAGACGATGGAGTCGATCGCATTGCCCATACGCCCCACGCTGTCGCGCACGAACTTCGCCGGCGGGGAGTTGACCGCCTGCGAGTGGATCTGCCAGTCGGTGTTGTAGAGGTTGAAGATCGGCAGGGTCGAGATGAGGTCCATGTGCGCGTCGAAGAACGACTCGATCGTGCCGACGTCGCGCCAGTAGTTGCGGTCGCGCGGGGTCGATCCGGGGACGTCGTTGCGCTTGAAGTCGTAGACGGCGGCCTCGCCGCGGTCGACGAAGTACGGCACGATGTCGCCGCCCATGTCGTGGTTCGAGGTGGGGATCTCGCCGTCGGCCTCGACGGCCTCGATGAGCGCGTCGGTGTCGAAGATGTAGTTGCCCATCGAAGCGAGCACCTCGTGCGGCGAGTCGGGAAGGCCCGCCGGATCCTGCGGCTTCTCGAGGAAGGCGCGGATGCGGGTCTCGTCGGTCGGCTCGACGTCGATGACGCCGAACTGGTTGGCCAGGCCGATCGGCTGCCGGATACCGGCGACCGTGGCGCGCGCGCCCGACTCGATGTGCGCGTCGAGCATCTGGCGGAAGTCCATGCGATACACATGGTCGGCGCCGATGACCACGACGATGTCGGGCTTCTCGTCGTTGATCAGGTTCAACGACTGCAGGATCGCGTCGGCGGAGCCGGAGAACCAGCGCTTGCCCAGACGCTGCTGGGCGGGAACGGACGCCACGTACGAGTCCAGCAGCGCCGACATGCGCCACGTCTGCGACACGTGGCGGTCGAGACTGTGCGATTTGTACTGCGTGAGCACGACGACCTGCCGCAGCCCCGAGTTGATGAGGTTGGAGATCGCGAAATCGATGAGGCGGTACTGGCCGCCGAACGGCACGGCGGGCTTCGCGCGATCAGCCGTCAGCGGCATGAGGCGCTTTCCCTCGCCGCCGGCGAGAACGATTCCGAAGACCTTGGGCGCTGCTGGCATGGCACCACACTAGGCCCGGCGAACGCTGGTGTACTAGCGTTCGAGCCATGCGTGTAGACATCGTCTCGAAGGAGTATCCTCCCGCGATCTACGGGGGTGCCGGGGTGCATGTCACCGAACTCGTCCGTGCCCTGCGAGAGAGCATCGAGGTTCAGGTGCGCGCGTTCGGAGAGGGGCGCGACGAGGCCGACACGACCTCGTACGGCACGCCCGTCGAACTGCGGGACGCCAACGCGGCCCTGCAGACGCTCGGCATCGATCTCGAGATCGTCGGGGATGTCGCCGGCGCCGACGTGGTGCACAGCCACACCTGGTACGCCAACTTCGCGGGACACGTCGCCTCGCTGCTGCACGGGATCCCGCACGTCATCACGGCGCACTCGCTCGAGCCGCTCCGGCCCTGGAAGGCAGAGCAACTGGGGGGCGGCTACGCGGTCTCGAGCTACATCGAGAAGACGGCCTACGAGAACGCGGCCGCCATCGTCGCCGTCAGCGACGGGATGCGCCGCGACATCCTCCGCAGCTACCCGTCGCTGGACCCCGAGAAGGTCTCGGTGATCTACAACGGCATCGACGTCGACGCCTGGCGGCCGGTCGACGACATCGCCGTGCTCGAGCGTTTCGGCATCGATCCCGCCCGCCCGTCCGTCGTCTTCGTCGGCCGGATCACCCGGCAGAAGGGGCTGCCGTACTTCCTGCGCGCGGCGCGGCTGCTGCCGACGGACGTGCAGGTCGTCCTGTGTGCGGGGGCGCCCGACACCCCCGAGATCATGACCGAGGTGCAGGGGCTCGTCCGCGAGCTGCAGCAGGAGCGTTCGGGCGTCGTGTGGATCGAGGAGTTCCTGCCCCGCGACCAGCTGTGCGCGATCCTGACTGCGGCGACGACGTTCGTGTGTCCGTCGGTCTACGAGCCGCTCGGAATCGTCAACCTCGAGGCGATGGCCTGCGGCGCCGCCGTCGTCGGTACGGCCACGGGCGGCATCCCGGAGGTCGTCGTCGACGGGGTGACCGGCCGTCTGGTCCCGATCGAGCAGGCCGAGGACGGCACGGGAACCCCCCTCGATCCGGAGCGGTTCGTCGCCGACCTCGCCGGTGTCCTCACCGAGGTGGTCAGCGACCCCGAGACCGCGCAGCGGTACGGCGCGGCGGGCAGAGAGCGCGCCGCGAAAGACTTCAGCTGGGGCGCCATCGCGCAGGAGACGGCCGCGTTGTACGCGAAGGTGGCGGAGGCCGGCCGCTAGGCTGAACACATGCCGCAGGTCCTGGAGTTCTCCGACGTCGTCGTCCGCCGAAACGCCCGGAACATCGTCGATCGGGTCGACTGGGCGGTGAGCGATGACCAGCGCTGGGTCGTGCTCGGCCCGAACGGCGCGGGCAAGACCACGGTGCTCCAGCTCGCCGCGAGCCTGCTCCATCCCACGTCGGGGACGGTCGAGATCCTCGGCGAGCGACTCGGTCGCACCGACGTCTTCGAGTTGCGCCCGCGCATCGGCTTCGCCTCGTCTGCGATGGCGCGACGCGTCCCCCCGGAGGAGACCGTGCTGAACGTCGTGCTGACGGCGGCCTACGCGGTGCTCGGCCGCTGGCGCGAGGACTACGAGGACATCGACGAGCGGCGCGCCATGCGGGTGCTCGCGGAGTGGAAGCTCGACGGCCTCGCCGACCGGACGTTCGGAACGCTTTCGGACGGCGAGCAGAAGCGGGTCCAGATCGCGCGCGCGGTCATGACGGATCCCGAACTGCTCCTGCTCGACGAGCCGACGGCGAGCCTCGACCTCGGCGCGCGCGAGGAGCTGCTCTCGCTGCTCGGCGGCTACGCCCAGGCGCCCACGACTCCCGCGATGATCATGGTCACCCACCACGTCGAGGAGATCCCCGTGGGATTCACCCACGTGCTGCTCCTGCGCGAGGGGCGCGTCGTCGCGGCCGGTCCGCTCGCCGACGCCCTGACCGCCGAGAATCTGACCGAGACCTTCGGCCTGCCCATCACGCTGACGTCGGCCGACGGCAGGTATGCGGCGCGGGCGGCGTCCTGAAACCTGGTAAGATCGCTCTTTGGTGCGAACGCACCGCAGACTTCCCTCGCCCTGGCAAAATCCAGGGCACCACGTAAGGAAACCCATGAAGACTGACATCCACCCCGAGTACCGCGCCGTCGTTTTCCGCGACCTCGGCTCCGGCGAGACCTTCCTGACCCGTTCGACGGTCTCGAGCGACAAGACGATCGAGCTGGACGGCGAGACCTACCCGGTCATCGACGTCGAGATCTCGTCCGCGTCGCACCCGTTCTACACGGGCAAGCAGCGCATCATGGACTCGGCCGGCCGCGTCGAGAAGTTCAACCAGCGCTTCAAGAACTTCGGCTCCAAGTAAGCAGCCCAGCGCGAAAGCCCCGCTCCGGCGGGGCTTTCGTCGTTTCCGCGGCTGGGCCGGGGCCGATCAGGGCTTGACGATCGGGATGGCCGCCGTCTCGACGGCGACCTTGCGTCGGTGGAGCGCCCGTTGCTCGGGCAGCGAGATGTCGAACACCACGGCGAGCAGTCGGATGACCGTCGTCACCGCGATGCCGCCGATCGCCGCCACGACGATGGGCGCCCCGAGCGCTGCGGCGCCGGCGAGCGCCGCGCAGCCCACCGCGGCCGCCACGGCGTACAGCGATCTGACGTGCATGATCGCGACCGGCAGGCCCATGATGACGTCCCGCAGGATGCTGCCTCCGACGGCTGCGCAGGAGCCGATGAAGACCGCCGGGACTACCGGTAGCCCGAGCACGAGCGCCTTGCTCGTGCCGAAAGCGCCGAACAGGCCGATCACGACGGCGTCCAGGCCAATGATGACGGCGTTGAGCCGCCGGAAGATGTTCGACAGGAGCATGCCGACCAGCGCGGCCGAGGTCGCCGTGATGAGGTACCAGTTGCTCTGGAGGGTCACCGGTGGGACGCCCAGCAGAAGATCGCGGATGAGGCCCCCGCCCATCCCGATCAGGATGCCGATGATGACGACGCCGAGCGGATCGAGACGTCTCCGCCCCGCGAATCCCGATGCGAACAGCGCACCCTGCACGCCGCCGAGGCCGACGGCGGTCAGATCCGCCCACAGCGGGATCACGAACTGAGCTTGCGTCACGGGTCCATTGTCGCCGGTCCGCGGGATAATCGATGCGTGCCCACCTACCGCGACGAGGTCGTGATCCTCCGCACCCACAAGCTGGGTGAGGCGGATCGCATCGTCACCATGCTCAGTCGCCGCCACGGCAAGCTGCGGGGCGTCGCCAAGGGCGTTCGGCGCACCTCGTCCCGTTTCGGTGCACGGCTCGAGCCCTTCATGGTGGCTGACGTGCAGCTCTACAAGGGACGCAACCTCGACATCGTCCAGCAGGCGGAGTCGCTCGGATCCTACGGTGCCGAGATCGCGAGCGACTACGACCGGTACACCTCGGCCTCGGCGATGGTGGAGGCCGCCGACCGGCTGAACGAGGCCGAGACGACGCCGCAGCAGTACCTGCTGCTCGTCGGCGGTCTGCGCGCCCTCTCACGCGGCGAGCACGACAGCCGTGCGGTACTGGACTCCTACCTTCTGCGCGCCATGGCGCTGTCGGGCTGGGCGCCCTCCCTCGACGCCTGCGCACGGTGCTCGCGTCCGGGGCCGCATCCCGGCTTCGCCGCCCCGCTCGGCGGGTCGGTGTGCGACGCGTGCGCCCCGGTGGGCTCGGCGCGGATCACCGACGAGACCGGAGACCGACTGCGGGCCCTGATCGCGGGGGAGTGGGACATCGTCGACGCCGGTTCGCCGCGCGCGGCGGCATCCGCCTCGGGACTGATCGCCGCCTACGCCCAATGGCACCTCGAGCGCGGCATCCGTTCCCTCGGCCACATCGCGGCGTCGCGATGAGGGCCACTCGTGGCGTTGCGGTTGCCGCCGCCGCGAGCACCCTAGGCTCGAAGCGATGAGTCCCAAGCCGTACACGCACCGCGACGCGGTCCCGTACCGTCCACTCGACTGGACGGGAGTCCGCCCCCCGACGTTCCCGCGTGGCGGGGTCCCCGAGCATGTCGCGATCGTGATGGACGGCAACGGACGATGGGCCAACCGGCGGGGTCTGACCCGCATCGAGGGCCACCGCGCCGGTGAGGAGGTGCTGCTCGACGTCGTGGCCGGCGCCGTCCAGGTCGGCGTGAAGCACCTCAGCGTGTACGCCTTCTCGACCGAGAACTGGTCGCGCTCGCCCGACGAGGTGCGCTTCCTCATGGGCTACAACCGCGATGTCCTGCATCGCCGTCGCGACCAGCTCAACGAGTGGGGCGTCCGCGTCCGGTGGGCCGGGCGCAGGCCGCGCCTGTGGGGGTCGGTGATCTCGGAGCTGCAGTACGCCGAGCAGCTGACGCGCGACAACGACGTCCTCACGCTCACGATGTGCGTCAACTACGGCGGCCGCCACGAGATCATCGACGCCATGCGCGCGATGGGCGAACAGATCGCGGCGGGGCGGATGAAACCGTCCGCCATCACCGAGAAGACTCTGCGCCGGCACCTCTACGTGCCCGACATGCCGGATGTCGACCTGTTCATCCGCTCCAGCGGCGAACAGCGGACCTCGAACTTCCTGCTGTGGGAGGCGGCGTACGCCGAGATGGTCTTCCTCGACACGCTCTGGCCCGACTTCTCGCGCACCGATCTGTGGGGAGCGATCCAGCTCTACCTCTCGCGCGACCGCCGTTTCGGCGGGGCGGTCGACGCCCCCACGGCGTGAGGGAATATCGCACGAACCTCGGGGCGTTGCACCCGGTGTGACGGACGCAATCAAGATCGACGTGTGGAGCGACATCGCCTGCCCGTGGTGCTACATCGGCAAGCGCAACCTCGAGTCGGGCCTCGCCGCGACGGCAGATGACGACGACGCCCCGCGCGTCGACGTGACCTTCCATTCGTTCGAGCTCTCGCCCGACACGCCGGTCGACTTCGAGGGCGACGAGCTGGACTTCCTCTCGAGCCACAAGGGCATGCCGCGCGAGCAGGTCCAGCAGATGCTCGAGAACGTCACCGGTGTCGCCAAGAACGCCGGTCTCGACTACCACTTCGACATCCTCAAGCACACCAACACGGTGAAGGCCCATGAGCTGCTCCACCTCGCCAAGGCGCAGGGGCGTCAGCACGAGATGGCCGAGCGTCTGATGGCCGCGTACTTCACCGAGGGACGCCACGTCGGTCGCATCGACGACCTCGTCGACCTTGCGGCCGAGGTGGGGATCGACCCCGACGTCGCACGACGGGCGCTCGAATCCGAGGAGTTCCTCGACGCCGTCCGAGCCGATCAGGACCAGGCCCGTCAGTACGGGATCAACGGCGTTCCGTTCTTCGTCATCGACGGCAAGTACGGCGTATCGGGCGCACAGCCCGCCGACGCGTTCGCGCAGATCGCCCGCCAGGTGTGGGCCGAGCGCAGTGCGGTCGAAACGGTCGGATGACCCTCAGCGGGGCAGGTTCGCCTCGATGACGGCCACGATCTCGGGAGCGTCGGGTTTGGTCTGAGGGCGGAACCGGTGCACATCGCCCGCGGGAGTGATGACGAACTTCTCGAAGTTCCACATCACCGGGCCCCGCGCTCCCTCGGCGTTGCGCGCCTTCTTCAGCGCCTTGTAGAGCGCTGCGGCATGCGAGCCGTTGACGCGGACCTTGTCCATGACCGGGAAGCTCACGCCCCACGTCATGGCGCAGTAGTCGAGGATCTCTTCCATCGAGCCCGGTTCCTGCCCCATGAACTGGTTGCACGGGAACCCGACGACCTGCAGGCCGCGCTCGCCGTAGGTGCGCTGCAGCTGCTCGAGCTGCTCGTACTGCGGGGTCAGCCCGCACTTGGAGGCGACGTTGACCACCAGCAGCACGCCGTCGCCGAGATCGCCGAGAGTGGTCTCGGATCCCTCCGCGGTGGCGAAGGGGATGGAACGGATGTCGGTGGTGGCTTCGGTCACGTCCCCAGGGTACGCCCGCCCGCCTTACGGCATCCGTCCTTCTGGGAGAATGATCCGGTGAGTACCGTCCTGTCCGCCTCCCCGCGCCTGCGGATCGGCCCGATCGCGCTGGAGGCCCCCGTCGTCCTGGCCCCGATGGCCGGGATCACCAACACCGCGTTCCGTCGACTGTGCCGCGAGTACGGCGCGGGTCTCTACGTCAGCGAGATGATCACGACGCGCGCGCTCGTCGAGCGCAACGCCACGACGATGCGTCTGATCACCCACCACGAGTCCGAGAAGCCGCGTTCCATTCAGCTCTACGGCGTGGACCCCGCGACGACCGAGGCCGCCGTGCGCCTCCTGGTCGAGGAGGACCGCGCCGATCACATCGACCTCAACTTCGGATGCCCGGTTCCCAAGGTGACCCGCAAGGGCGGGGGAGCGGCGCTGCCGTGGAAGCTCGACCTGTTCCGCGACATCGTCACCCGCGCCGCGCGCGCCGCCGGGGACGTCCCTCTGACGGTGAAGATGCGCAAGGGGATCGACTCGGACCACCTCACCTACCTCGATGCGGGTCGCATCGCCGAGGACGCCGGTGTGTCGGCCGTCGCCCTCCACGCCCGCACCGCGGCGGAGTACTACTCCGGGCATGCGGACTGGTCCGCCATCGCCGCGCTCAAGGAAGCCGTCAGCAGCATCCCCGTGCTCGGCAACGGCGACATCTGGTCTGCCGAGGACGCCGTCCGCATGATGGCGGAGACCGGCTGCGACGGCGTCGTCGTCGGACGCGGGTGCCTCGGGCGTCCCTGGCTGTTCGGCGACCTCGCGCGTGCGCTGGGCGAGCCCGGGTCCGCCGGCCCCGAGGTGGACGCCACGCTCGGGTTCGTGGCGACGGCCTTCCGCCGTCACGCCGAGCTGCTCGTCGAGTTCTTCGAGGACGAGGGCCGGGGATGCCGCGACATCCGCAAGCACGTCGCGTGGTACTTCAAGGGCTATCCGGTCGGGGGTGACACGCGTGCGCGTCTGGCGACCGCGTCGAGCCTCGAGGAGATCGACGACATCCTCGCCACGCTGGACTGGTCGGCGCCGTACCCCGGCGCGGCGGCCGAGGGACAACGCGGGCGCGCCGGAACCCCCAAGCGTCCCGCGCTCCCCGATCGCTGGCTGGAATCACGAGACGTCGACGCCGCGGAGTCGTCGGCGATCGCCGCGGCGGAGATCGAGAACAGCGGTGGCTGAGGTCACGAGCGGTGTCGGCGTCTCGGCGGGACGCCCCGCCGGGTACGACGATCACGACGCCGCGCGCTTCCACCACGAGGAGCATCGGTCGCGGCGCGACAGCTTCGCCCGAGACCGTGCTCGCGTGCTGCACTCGGGGGCGCTGCGTCGGCTCGCGGCCAAGACGCAGGTGCTGAGTCCCGCGAGCCCTGCCGATTTCGCGCGCAACCGGCTCACCCATTCGCTCGAGGTCGCTCAGGTGGGCCGCGAACTGGCGATCGCCCTCGAGCTCTCGCCCGACGTCGTCGACACCGCGTGCCTCTGCCACGACCTCGGGCATCCGCCGTTCGGGCACAACGGCGAGCGTGCTCTGAACGACTGGGCCGAGGACATCGGCGGATTCGAGGGCAACGCGCAGTCGCTGCGCATCCTGTCGCGGCTCGAGCCGAAGGTGGTCGACGCCTTCGGTCGCAGCGCCGGTCTGAACCTCACCCGCGCGAGTCTCGATGCGACGTGCAAGTACCCCTGGACGGTCGAGCACGCCATTCCCGACCCGGGCGGACGGCAGAAGTTCGGCGTCTACCCCGAGGACGAGGCGGTCTTCCGGTGGATGCGCGAGGATGCCCCGGGCCGGCTCCGGTGCATCGAGGCCGAGGTCATGGACCTCTCCGACGACATCGCCTACTCGGTGCACGACTTCGAGGACGCCGTCCTCAACGGCTACCTGGATCCGCGCCGCCTCGCCGACCCGCGCGAGCGCGAGGCGCTGCTGACGGCGATCCAGAGCTGGGTCGGCTACGGGTTCACCAAGGACGAGCTCGGAGACGCGCTGTACCGGCTCACGCGGCTGCCCGAGTGGCTGCTGTCGTACGACGGGTCGCGCGCCGACATGGCGCGTCTGAAGAACCTCACCTCGGACCTCATCGGCCGCTTCGCACGCGCGGCGACCGCTGCCACCCGAGAGCACTACGACATCCCGGTGCTGACCCGATTCCGGGGTCGGGTCATCGTGCCCCGGGTCATCGAGGTCGAGATGGCGGTGCTGAAGGGGGTCATCGGAGCCTTCGTGGTCTCGATCGAGGGACGGAAGGGCCTCTACAAGGAGCAGCGTCGCGTATTGCGCCGTCTCGCCGATGCGCTGTGGGACCGGCCGGAGCACCTCGACGTGCTGCACGGCGAGGA
Protein-coding sequences here:
- a CDS encoding DUF4190 domain-containing protein, producing the protein MSDPAQPQQPNPTPPQPASASPVPPPAPPYATPPQQQESYPSAAQGYQPAAYPPPAYGYGGGYAQQKTNALSIVSMISSIVGFIWILPIIGSIAGVIMGHISLSQIKRTGEKGRGMALAGLIVGYAGLALAVVGIILFASFIGWAIEQDTSNSYSSF
- a CDS encoding beta-ketoacyl-ACP reductase, which codes for MSTSRVVLITGGNRGIGRAIAERFVADGHRVAVTARSGEGPVGALTVRADVTDAASLDAALSQVEAELGPVEVVVANAGITKDTLLLRMSEDDFDSVVSTNLGGAFRVVKRASKAMLRARWGRVILISSVVGLFGSAGQVNYSSSKAGLVGFARSLTRELGARGITANVVAPGFIETDMTAALPEDTQAEYKRSIPAGRYGSPAEVAAAVAWLASDEAAYISGAVIPIDGGLGMGH
- a CDS encoding alpha/beta fold hydrolase translates to MDVILIPGLWLDASSWDDVVPALRDAGHTPHPLTLPGVGPHPDPDARLADWIAAVVERIDGVDPDAPGIALVGHSGGGNVAWAAADRRPERVSRVVFVDTAPPAEGAEISEFPVVDGLVPFPGWSFFDDPDVADLDLPTRERWAERTHPVPGRVPTDPVVLSDPRRYGIPVTVLSGSADRAAFTAMLADWPPFLAEFDAIADANVVELGSGHWPQFSQPQRLARTIAAALV
- the serB gene encoding phosphoserine phosphatase SerB, which gives rise to MRPARFLVVFDADSTLLRNEVIELIADEAGRGAEVAAATEAAMRGDVDFASSLRSRVAALAGVPVAAFARVLARVQPTPGARELIDAIHDRGGAAAVVSGGFHEILDVIAPGLDADVWRANRLSVRDGALDGTVDGDIVDAEAKAVSLRTWAAERDVPPNRTIAVGDGANDLRMMAAAGLGVAFNAKPAVRRQADLVVGPVDLRELIPLLP
- the glgC gene encoding glucose-1-phosphate adenylyltransferase, giving the protein MPAAPKVFGIVLAGGEGKRLMPLTADRAKPAVPFGGQYRLIDFAISNLINSGLRQVVVLTQYKSHSLDRHVSQTWRMSALLDSYVASVPAQQRLGKRWFSGSADAILQSLNLINDEKPDIVVVIGADHVYRMDFRQMLDAHIESGARATVAGIRQPIGLANQFGVIDVEPTDETRIRAFLEKPQDPAGLPDSPHEVLASMGNYIFDTDALIEAVEADGEIPTSNHDMGGDIVPYFVDRGEAAVYDFKRNDVPGSTPRDRNYWRDVGTIESFFDAHMDLISTLPIFNLYNTDWQIHSQAVNSPPAKFVRDSVGRMGNAIDSIVSLGSVLSGTHLERSVVGPWTLSGGGATITDSVLFDYVSVGAGARVHRAILDKNVVLEDGATVGVDRDRDLARGFTVTDSGITIVAKNARVER
- the glgA gene encoding glycogen synthase; this encodes MRVDIVSKEYPPAIYGGAGVHVTELVRALRESIEVQVRAFGEGRDEADTTSYGTPVELRDANAALQTLGIDLEIVGDVAGADVVHSHTWYANFAGHVASLLHGIPHVITAHSLEPLRPWKAEQLGGGYAVSSYIEKTAYENAAAIVAVSDGMRRDILRSYPSLDPEKVSVIYNGIDVDAWRPVDDIAVLERFGIDPARPSVVFVGRITRQKGLPYFLRAARLLPTDVQVVLCAGAPDTPEIMTEVQGLVRELQQERSGVVWIEEFLPRDQLCAILTAATTFVCPSVYEPLGIVNLEAMACGAAVVGTATGGIPEVVVDGVTGRLVPIEQAEDGTGTPLDPERFVADLAGVLTEVVSDPETAQRYGAAGRERAAKDFSWGAIAQETAALYAKVAEAGR
- a CDS encoding ABC transporter ATP-binding protein; amino-acid sequence: MPQVLEFSDVVVRRNARNIVDRVDWAVSDDQRWVVLGPNGAGKTTVLQLAASLLHPTSGTVEILGERLGRTDVFELRPRIGFASSAMARRVPPEETVLNVVLTAAYAVLGRWREDYEDIDERRAMRVLAEWKLDGLADRTFGTLSDGEQKRVQIARAVMTDPELLLLDEPTASLDLGAREELLSLLGGYAQAPTTPAMIMVTHHVEEIPVGFTHVLLLREGRVVAAGPLADALTAENLTETFGLPITLTSADGRYAARAAS
- a CDS encoding type B 50S ribosomal protein L31, producing the protein MKTDIHPEYRAVVFRDLGSGETFLTRSTVSSDKTIELDGETYPVIDVEISSASHPFYTGKQRIMDSAGRVEKFNQRFKNFGSK
- a CDS encoding trimeric intracellular cation channel family protein, with product MTQAQFVIPLWADLTAVGLGGVQGALFASGFAGRRRLDPLGVVIIGILIGMGGGLIRDLLLGVPPVTLQSNWYLITATSAALVGMLLSNIFRRLNAVIIGLDAVVIGLFGAFGTSKALVLGLPVVPAVFIGSCAAVGGSILRDVIMGLPVAIMHVRSLYAVAAAVGCAALAGAAALGAPIVVAAIGGIAVTTVIRLLAVVFDISLPEQRALHRRKVAVETAAIPIVKP
- the recO gene encoding DNA repair protein RecO — its product is MPTYRDEVVILRTHKLGEADRIVTMLSRRHGKLRGVAKGVRRTSSRFGARLEPFMVADVQLYKGRNLDIVQQAESLGSYGAEIASDYDRYTSASAMVEAADRLNEAETTPQQYLLLVGGLRALSRGEHDSRAVLDSYLLRAMALSGWAPSLDACARCSRPGPHPGFAAPLGGSVCDACAPVGSARITDETGDRLRALIAGEWDIVDAGSPRAAASASGLIAAYAQWHLERGIRSLGHIAASR
- a CDS encoding isoprenyl transferase, encoding MSPKPYTHRDAVPYRPLDWTGVRPPTFPRGGVPEHVAIVMDGNGRWANRRGLTRIEGHRAGEEVLLDVVAGAVQVGVKHLSVYAFSTENWSRSPDEVRFLMGYNRDVLHRRRDQLNEWGVRVRWAGRRPRLWGSVISELQYAEQLTRDNDVLTLTMCVNYGGRHEIIDAMRAMGEQIAAGRMKPSAITEKTLRRHLYVPDMPDVDLFIRSSGEQRTSNFLLWEAAYAEMVFLDTLWPDFSRTDLWGAIQLYLSRDRRFGGAVDAPTA
- a CDS encoding DsbA family oxidoreductase, with the protein product MTDAIKIDVWSDIACPWCYIGKRNLESGLAATADDDDAPRVDVTFHSFELSPDTPVDFEGDELDFLSSHKGMPREQVQQMLENVTGVAKNAGLDYHFDILKHTNTVKAHELLHLAKAQGRQHEMAERLMAAYFTEGRHVGRIDDLVDLAAEVGIDPDVARRALESEEFLDAVRADQDQARQYGINGVPFFVIDGKYGVSGAQPADAFAQIARQVWAERSAVETVG